One genomic segment of Candidatus Paceibacterota bacterium includes these proteins:
- the cmk gene encoding (d)CMP kinase translates to MLNESTTPVRKPMLQPNRRPPIVIAIDGTSASGKSTNSKLVAKALGFVHVDTGAMYRTLAWYCLQQRIDVQNAKAVAAACRRWKTALKCSDGHAYLVVDGYYPAQEIRTAEVSGAVSHVATVPKVRDWMKRKQRECIQFGNLVMEGRDIGTNVFPETDFKYYLDAKLEERSRRRAADGIQENLAARDQRDSQRAAAPLMIALGARVINNSQMTSEQTSGTILADIRKRLADAEKARGR, encoded by the coding sequence TTGCTGAATGAATCCACTACACCCGTTAGGAAACCGATGTTGCAGCCCAATCGAAGGCCACCGATCGTAATCGCCATTGACGGCACGAGCGCCAGCGGCAAGAGCACCAACTCCAAGCTGGTGGCCAAGGCGCTGGGCTTCGTGCATGTGGATACCGGCGCCATGTATCGGACGCTGGCGTGGTATTGCCTGCAGCAGCGGATTGACGTGCAGAACGCCAAGGCCGTGGCGGCTGCCTGCCGCCGCTGGAAGACGGCGCTCAAATGCAGCGACGGCCACGCCTACTTGGTGGTGGACGGCTATTACCCCGCCCAGGAGATTCGGACCGCCGAGGTCAGCGGAGCGGTGTCACACGTGGCCACCGTGCCCAAAGTGCGCGACTGGATGAAAAGGAAGCAACGCGAGTGCATCCAGTTCGGCAATTTGGTTATGGAAGGTCGGGACATCGGCACCAATGTATTCCCGGAAACCGATTTCAAATATTACCTGGATGCGAAGCTGGAAGAACGCTCCCGCCGCCGGGCCGCCGACGGCATCCAGGAAAATCTCGCGGCTCGCGACCAGCGGGACAGTCAGCGCGCCGCGGCTCCCCTCATGATCGCGCTGGGGGCCAGGGTCATCAACAACTCGCAAATGACCTCGGAGCAAACCAGCGGGACAATCCTGGCGGATATCCGAAAGCGGCTGGCGGATGCGGAGAAGGCTCGAGGCAGATGA
- the tmk gene encoding dTMP kinase, which produces MKGVFITFEGTEGSGKTTQISLLAERLRSMGYGVRTLREPGGTPVGEEIRHTLKHSPANHAMTPEAELLLMNASRAQLVREVIRPALVSGQIVLCDRFYDSTTAYQGYGRQLNLQMVKSIIDVAVGDTRPELTLLFVVSHEVSAARRRARQPTLPLTIKRDRFEEADQAFFDRVAQGYQAIAAAEPQRVRQFDAAGDVATTQAAIWKLVQPLLKRLDPTTR; this is translated from the coding sequence ATGAAGGGCGTTTTCATTACTTTCGAAGGGACGGAAGGCAGCGGAAAGACGACCCAGATATCGCTGCTGGCGGAGCGCCTGCGGTCAATGGGCTATGGAGTTCGCACCTTGCGCGAACCCGGCGGCACACCCGTCGGGGAGGAGATTCGCCACACACTCAAGCACAGCCCGGCCAACCACGCCATGACCCCCGAGGCCGAACTACTTCTTATGAACGCCAGCCGTGCTCAACTGGTCCGCGAAGTGATCCGCCCCGCCCTTGTGTCCGGCCAGATTGTCCTGTGCGACCGCTTCTATGATTCTACCACCGCCTATCAGGGATACGGGCGCCAGCTGAACTTGCAGATGGTCAAGAGCATCATTGATGTGGCTGTGGGCGATACCCGGCCGGAGTTGACGCTGCTCTTTGTCGTTTCGCACGAAGTCAGCGCAGCCCGCCGGCGGGCTCGCCAGCCCACCTTGCCGTTGACCATCAAGCGCGACCGGTTCGAGGAGGCGGATCAGGCATTCTTCGATCGCGTGGCTCAGGGGTATCAGGCCATCGCCGCGGCCGAGCCGCAACGCGTGCGGCAATTCGACGCCGCCGGAGACGTCGCCACCACTCAGGCCGCCATTTGGAAGCTGGTGCAGCCACTCCTCAAGCGACTGGACCCGACAACGCGTTGA
- a CDS encoding Gfo/Idh/MocA family oxidoreductase: MTDSINRRNFLKQTSALAAGLGVLGGAASLRGARSPNEKVVVAIIGCNGRGMAHISGYLALPNAEIGYICDVDSRAVEKGIAAVAKKQQRRPQGVKDFRTILEKADLDAVSIAMPEHWHAPATILACAAGKHVYIEKPGSHNLRESELMVAAARKYKRVVQMGNQRRSWPWVIESIQALHAGELGKVSFARGWYANRRTSIGRGKPAPVPEWLDYGLWQGPAPERPFQDNIIHYNWHWFWNWGTGESGNNGVHMLDLARWGLQVDLPSRITCGGNRYFYQDDWETPDTMGATFDYGDKGIAWDCQSCAPRGFEGASVGVNFYGEKGCLAMAGNNTTIYDLNNKVLREIKSKRDGLFDFDSVHFANFLDGIREGKELKSEIEEGQKSTVLCHLANIAWRTGHTINFDPKTRRIVGDEAATAFASRTYRPGWEPKV, from the coding sequence ATGACTGACTCAATTAATCGCCGGAACTTTCTTAAGCAAACATCCGCGCTCGCTGCGGGATTGGGTGTCCTGGGCGGCGCCGCCTCGCTGCGGGGGGCCAGGAGCCCGAACGAGAAGGTCGTTGTCGCCATCATCGGCTGCAACGGCCGCGGCATGGCTCATATCTCGGGCTACCTGGCGCTGCCCAATGCCGAGATTGGCTACATCTGCGACGTGGACAGCCGCGCCGTCGAGAAAGGCATTGCTGCCGTCGCCAAGAAGCAGCAGCGGCGACCCCAGGGCGTCAAAGACTTCCGCACCATCCTGGAAAAGGCCGACCTTGACGCAGTATCCATCGCCATGCCCGAGCATTGGCACGCGCCGGCCACTATCCTTGCCTGCGCGGCGGGCAAGCATGTCTATATCGAGAAGCCCGGCAGCCACAACTTGCGCGAAAGCGAGCTTATGGTGGCCGCCGCGCGCAAGTATAAGCGCGTCGTGCAGATGGGCAACCAGCGGCGCAGTTGGCCCTGGGTAATCGAGTCTATCCAGGCGCTCCATGCGGGCGAGTTGGGGAAGGTCTCCTTCGCCCGCGGCTGGTACGCCAATCGCCGCACCTCGATTGGCCGTGGCAAGCCGGCGCCGGTTCCCGAATGGCTTGATTACGGCTTGTGGCAAGGGCCCGCGCCTGAGCGGCCTTTTCAGGACAACATCATCCATTACAACTGGCACTGGTTTTGGAACTGGGGCACGGGCGAAAGTGGCAACAACGGTGTCCACATGCTTGACCTGGCTCGCTGGGGCCTGCAAGTCGATCTCCCGAGTCGGATTACCTGCGGCGGAAACCGGTATTTCTACCAGGACGATTGGGAAACCCCGGATACGATGGGCGCCACGTTCGACTATGGGGACAAGGGCATTGCCTGGGACTGCCAGAGCTGCGCCCCGCGCGGATTTGAAGGCGCCAGCGTTGGCGTCAATTTCTACGGCGAAAAGGGTTGCCTGGCGATGGCTGGGAACAACACCACCATTTACGACCTGAACAACAAGGTGCTCCGCGAAATCAAGAGCAAGCGCGACGGCTTGTTTGACTTTGACTCCGTCCATTTCGCCAACTTCCTGGATGGCATCCGGGAAGGCAAAGAACTCAAGTCCGAGATCGAGGAGGGCCAGAAGAGCACGGTGCTTTGTCACCTGGCCAACATCGCCTGGCGCACCGGGCACACGATCAACTTTGACCCTAAGACGCGGCGGATTGTCGGCGATGAGGCGGCCACTGCTTTCGCCAGCCGCACCTACCGGCCGGGTTGGGAGCCGAAAGTCTGA
- a CDS encoding NPCBM/NEW2 domain-containing protein: MFRCAIPTYSGRALASSLLVLLLAAQAVLGLGASDIPADAPADALMANPVEIQEMQDWVSQVFTGRLPPGRAPAVRVTVRHQDHGSLRFGQSCIETPIQIGKRKFKHGLGTHANSELLLRLPPDAKEFRAFVGLDNNPDTEGVRGSVQFNVELDGRSVFRTPVLRGTNAPVPVKINLPPGTRQLVLKVEATADGSSHDQADWADACVITGDGVVHWADAGSQPFLRSTRPFSFRYGKAGATTVLNSWQRTIETKETPNRIIHQRSWTDPNTSLRVSATAMVFKRYPAVEWMLEFENLGTEDTPLLDQVHAFDTQLITGYHRKPVKLHRLNGDVGGERSFLPIETEIEPGQSVVLTPEGGRSSSGAFPFFNVQYGDEGLITAIGWSGQWRAVLDRAAAGPTNLRIGLERLSLVLRPGEKIRTPRILILAWQGDRLEAHNRFRRLMLFEYTPKLNGRPLAMPVALQCFDRYASTRPDWGTEAGQLQAARAAYNVGCDMHWLDAAWFEGGFPNGVGNWFYPSQRFPNGLKPVSEACHQLGLKFMVWFEPERVAPRSQIARDHPEFVFGGDKGGLFKLGDPAARRWLADLLSRRITEFGMDAYRNDFNIDPLSFWRQADATNRLGLTEIRYVEGLYALWDELLAKHPGLFIDNCASGGRRIDLETCRRSVPLWHSDTGCSPGHADWNQTHVYGLSLYVPLFGACAWTTDAYDLRSSATAGVICQFPVLDETFSIKAARTALAEVKLNQEFWYGDFYPLTPCALGPTALLAWQLHRSDLNAGIVQAFRRDECPYPVLQTGLRGVNPEVSYHLDIFEEGRANQTRTLTGRQLMNNVELRMMKRGTSLLVRYRPQS; encoded by the coding sequence ATGTTCAGGTGCGCGATTCCCACATACAGCGGCCGCGCGCTCGCGTCTTCGCTGTTGGTGCTCTTGCTTGCCGCGCAGGCCGTGTTGGGGCTCGGCGCCTCCGACATTCCGGCAGATGCGCCGGCGGATGCTCTCATGGCCAATCCCGTGGAAATCCAGGAAATGCAGGATTGGGTCAGCCAGGTCTTCACGGGGCGATTGCCGCCAGGGCGCGCGCCGGCAGTGCGCGTCACGGTTCGCCATCAGGACCACGGCAGTTTGCGGTTCGGCCAGTCGTGCATCGAGACGCCGATCCAGATTGGGAAGCGCAAGTTCAAGCACGGGCTGGGCACTCACGCCAACAGCGAGTTGCTTCTGCGCCTGCCGCCGGACGCGAAAGAGTTCAGGGCGTTCGTCGGGTTAGACAACAACCCTGACACCGAGGGAGTGCGCGGCTCGGTCCAGTTCAACGTTGAGTTAGACGGCCGGAGTGTTTTCCGGACACCCGTCCTTCGAGGCACCAATGCCCCGGTGCCGGTCAAGATCAATCTGCCCCCTGGAACACGGCAACTTGTCCTCAAGGTGGAAGCGACCGCTGATGGCTCGAGCCACGACCAGGCTGACTGGGCCGATGCCTGTGTCATCACGGGCGATGGGGTAGTCCATTGGGCGGATGCGGGCAGCCAGCCTTTCCTCCGCTCGACGCGGCCATTCTCGTTCCGTTATGGGAAGGCGGGCGCAACCACGGTCCTGAATAGCTGGCAGCGCACAATCGAAACGAAAGAAACCCCAAACCGAATTATTCACCAGCGAAGCTGGACCGATCCCAACACCAGCCTGCGCGTGAGCGCCACCGCCATGGTCTTCAAGCGCTACCCGGCTGTCGAGTGGATGCTGGAGTTCGAGAATCTGGGCACGGAGGACACGCCCTTGCTCGACCAGGTTCATGCCTTCGACACCCAACTGATTACCGGCTACCACCGCAAGCCGGTCAAATTGCACCGGTTGAACGGCGATGTCGGCGGCGAGCGTTCTTTCCTGCCGATCGAGACGGAGATTGAGCCCGGCCAGAGCGTTGTGCTGACGCCGGAAGGCGGACGTTCCTCCAGCGGCGCGTTTCCATTCTTTAATGTTCAGTACGGCGACGAAGGCCTGATCACTGCCATAGGCTGGTCGGGTCAATGGCGTGCCGTCCTGGACCGCGCGGCGGCCGGGCCAACCAACCTGCGTATTGGCTTGGAGAGGCTCTCCCTCGTGCTGCGTCCCGGTGAGAAGATTCGCACCCCGCGCATCCTCATCCTGGCATGGCAGGGCGACCGTTTGGAAGCGCACAATCGCTTCCGCCGCCTGATGTTGTTCGAGTATACCCCTAAGCTGAACGGACGGCCGCTGGCCATGCCGGTCGCGCTCCAATGCTTCGACCGGTACGCCAGTACGCGCCCTGATTGGGGGACGGAAGCTGGCCAGCTTCAAGCCGCTCGGGCCGCTTACAACGTCGGCTGCGACATGCACTGGCTCGATGCTGCGTGGTTCGAGGGCGGCTTCCCCAACGGCGTAGGCAACTGGTTCTACCCGTCCCAGCGGTTCCCCAATGGCCTGAAGCCCGTGAGTGAAGCCTGCCACCAGTTGGGCCTCAAATTCATGGTCTGGTTTGAGCCTGAGCGCGTCGCGCCCAGGAGCCAAATCGCCCGCGACCACCCTGAATTCGTGTTTGGCGGCGACAAGGGCGGTCTGTTCAAGCTCGGTGATCCCGCCGCCCGCCGCTGGCTTGCGGACTTGCTGTCACGGCGCATCACTGAGTTCGGCATGGACGCTTACCGCAATGATTTCAACATTGACCCGCTCAGCTTCTGGCGCCAGGCCGACGCCACCAACCGCCTGGGCCTGACGGAAATCCGTTACGTGGAAGGCCTGTACGCGCTTTGGGACGAGTTGCTGGCCAAGCACCCCGGGCTGTTTATTGACAATTGCGCCAGCGGCGGGCGGAGGATTGACCTCGAAACCTGCCGCCGCTCTGTGCCGCTCTGGCACAGCGACACCGGCTGTTCCCCCGGCCACGCCGACTGGAACCAAACCCATGTTTACGGCCTGAGCCTTTACGTGCCCTTGTTTGGCGCGTGCGCCTGGACCACCGACGCTTACGACCTGCGCAGCTCGGCGACCGCCGGGGTCATCTGCCAGTTCCCCGTCCTGGACGAGACGTTCTCCATCAAGGCCGCCCGCACCGCGCTCGCCGAGGTCAAACTGAATCAGGAATTCTGGTATGGCGATTTCTACCCGCTCACTCCATGCGCGCTCGGTCCGACCGCGCTGCTTGCCTGGCAACTTCATCGCAGCGACCTTAACGCGGGTATTGTGCAAGCCTTCCGCCGCGATGAGTGCCCTTACCCCGTGCTCCAGACCGGCCTGAGGGGCGTGAATCCAGAGGTATCCTATCACCTCGATATCTTTGAGGAAGGCCGCGCGAACCAGACGCGCACGCTCACCGGCCGGCAGCTCATGAACAATGTCGAGCTGCGCATGATGAAACGCGGCACCAGCTTGCTCGTGCGCTACAGGCCGCAGTCGTAG
- a CDS encoding prephenate dehydrogenase has product MRWKKITLIGVGLLGGSLGMALRRRRLAASVVGFVRRAASVVECETLRAVDRATLDLAEAVRGAELVVLCTPLAQMRPLAEQMLPALKPGAIVTDVGSVKASVARDLEALLAKAGAHFVGSHPMAGAEKMGVVAARADLLANAVCVVTPTRKSSSAAVQKVEQFWKAVGCRILRLTPETHDELVSRSSHLPHVVAAQLANLILSPNRPKEQATLCANGFRDTTRIAVSSPEMWRDITLANRKNLLRALAVFTTGLQQFKRALKAGDGRAVSRFFEQARQKREEWAAHAGSRSPE; this is encoded by the coding sequence GTGCGCTGGAAGAAGATCACATTGATCGGCGTGGGCCTGCTGGGCGGTTCGCTTGGGATGGCCCTGCGGCGACGCCGGCTTGCGGCATCGGTGGTGGGGTTTGTCCGGCGCGCAGCCAGTGTGGTCGAGTGCGAAACTCTCCGGGCGGTGGATCGGGCTACTTTAGATTTGGCCGAAGCGGTGCGAGGAGCAGAACTGGTTGTCCTGTGCACACCCCTGGCCCAAATGCGGCCGCTGGCGGAACAGATGCTGCCGGCGCTCAAGCCGGGGGCCATCGTGACCGACGTAGGGAGCGTCAAGGCCAGCGTCGCGCGGGACCTGGAAGCGCTCCTGGCGAAAGCGGGGGCACACTTTGTAGGCAGCCACCCGATGGCCGGTGCCGAAAAGATGGGCGTCGTGGCGGCGCGGGCAGATTTGCTTGCCAACGCCGTGTGCGTCGTTACCCCCACACGGAAGTCGAGCTCGGCTGCAGTGCAGAAGGTGGAGCAGTTCTGGAAGGCGGTCGGCTGCCGCATACTTCGGCTCACGCCAGAGACGCACGATGAGCTGGTGAGCCGCTCCAGCCACCTGCCACATGTAGTGGCCGCCCAGCTAGCGAACCTGATTCTCAGCCCGAACCGCCCGAAAGAACAGGCAACGCTCTGCGCCAACGGCTTTCGGGATACGACGCGTATTGCAGTCAGTTCCCCGGAAATGTGGCGAGACATCACCCTGGCCAACCGGAAGAACCTGCTGCGGGCATTGGCGGTCTTCACCACGGGCTTGCAGCAGTTCAAGCGCGCACTGAAGGCCGGGGATGGGCGGGCTGTGTCGAGGTTCTTCGAACAGGCCAGGCAAAAGCGCGAGGAGTGGGCGGCACACGCCGGCTCGCGCTCGCCGGAGTGA
- a CDS encoding DUF4404 family protein, producing the protein MIENTIGKIEERIRSVEAVKEERRQELLELLGTLKSEVAELSKTHEEQAQSIARFTDVSAHEATRAKQNPESLKLSLQGLGSAVRELEESHPRLVQIVNSISGTLSNLGI; encoded by the coding sequence ATGATCGAGAACACCATAGGCAAGATTGAAGAGAGAATCCGGAGCGTCGAGGCCGTCAAGGAGGAGCGTCGGCAGGAGTTATTGGAATTGCTTGGCACACTCAAGTCGGAGGTTGCCGAGTTGTCCAAGACACACGAGGAGCAGGCCCAAAGCATTGCCAGGTTCACGGATGTTTCCGCCCACGAGGCCACTCGCGCGAAACAGAATCCGGAGTCGCTCAAACTCTCGCTCCAGGGGTTGGGCTCGGCGGTCAGGGAACTCGAAGAATCTCACCCCCGGCTCGTCCAAATCGTCAACTCCATTAGCGGCACGCTTTCGAATCTCGGCATCTGA
- the cysS gene encoding cysteine--tRNA ligase codes for MGLTLFNTLSRSVQEFVPLDPGGKRVGLYCCGPTVYDFAHIGNWRTFIFSDLVRRYLDFKGYAVQHAMNITDVDDKIIKRVRETKTTLREFTGKFEAAFFDDLKTLNCRMPHQTPRATEHVTEIIALIEKLVARGLAYRTPEGSVYFSIEKYRGSGSRYGQLVNLKLDEMRVGERVRSDEYEKDAVADFALWKARVPEDGDVFWASPWGEGRPGWHIECSAMSMKLLGPSFDLHLGGEDLMFPHHEDEIAQSEGAGLQPPGRSFVKYWLHGAHLLVEGKKMSKSLGNFFTLRDLLAKGFTGREIRYLLLTAHYRETFNFTLEGLQSARAALARIDDCLTKLRELAGNAKAVGTSPLPGRFADFLDDDLNISGAWGAIFEWIRETNRALADNMLDATAAAEGLAAWEKVDAVLGVGAPKEVEVPAEITALLEARQAARKARDFGRADLIRDELKAKGWIIEDTPKGARAKRV; via the coding sequence ATGGGTTTAACGCTGTTCAACACCTTATCGCGTTCGGTGCAGGAGTTTGTTCCGCTGGATCCCGGTGGGAAAAGGGTCGGCCTGTACTGCTGCGGTCCGACGGTCTATGACTTCGCGCACATAGGCAATTGGCGGACTTTCATTTTCAGCGACCTGGTGCGGCGCTACCTCGACTTCAAAGGCTACGCCGTCCAGCACGCCATGAACATTACGGATGTGGACGACAAGATCATCAAGCGGGTCCGCGAGACGAAGACCACGCTGCGGGAGTTCACTGGCAAGTTTGAAGCGGCGTTCTTTGACGATCTTAAGACCCTGAATTGCCGGATGCCGCATCAGACGCCGCGCGCGACGGAGCACGTAACGGAGATCATCGCGTTGATCGAGAAGCTGGTGGCGCGCGGGCTGGCCTACCGGACCCCGGAGGGCTCGGTGTATTTCAGCATCGAGAAGTATCGCGGCAGCGGTTCACGGTACGGACAATTGGTGAACCTGAAGCTCGATGAGATGCGCGTGGGCGAGCGGGTCCGAAGCGACGAATATGAGAAAGACGCCGTCGCCGACTTTGCGCTCTGGAAAGCGCGCGTGCCGGAGGATGGCGACGTGTTCTGGGCCAGCCCGTGGGGCGAAGGCCGGCCCGGCTGGCACATCGAGTGCAGCGCGATGAGTATGAAACTGCTTGGGCCGAGCTTCGATCTGCACCTGGGGGGCGAAGACCTGATGTTTCCGCATCACGAGGATGAAATCGCCCAGAGCGAGGGTGCGGGACTTCAGCCGCCCGGGCGGTCGTTCGTCAAGTACTGGCTGCACGGGGCCCACCTTCTGGTCGAGGGAAAGAAGATGAGCAAGTCGCTGGGGAACTTCTTCACGCTCCGCGATCTGCTGGCGAAGGGCTTCACCGGGCGGGAAATCCGCTATCTGCTGCTGACGGCCCATTACCGCGAGACTTTCAACTTCACCCTGGAAGGCCTGCAAAGCGCGCGGGCGGCGCTGGCGCGCATTGATGATTGCCTGACGAAGCTGCGGGAGTTGGCGGGGAACGCAAAAGCAGTGGGCACCTCGCCTTTGCCGGGCAGGTTTGCTGATTTCCTGGACGATGATCTGAACATCTCCGGCGCCTGGGGGGCAATCTTCGAGTGGATCCGCGAGACGAATCGGGCGCTGGCGGACAATATGCTGGATGCCACCGCAGCCGCCGAAGGGCTGGCCGCGTGGGAAAAGGTGGATGCGGTGCTGGGTGTCGGGGCGCCGAAGGAAGTGGAAGTGCCAGCGGAAATCACCGCGCTGCTGGAAGCCCGGCAGGCAGCGCGCAAGGCCCGGGATTTCGGGCGCGCGGATTTGATTCGCGACGAGCTGAAAGCCAAAGGCTGGATCATCGAGGACACCCCCAAGGGCGCGCGGGCTAAACGCGTGTGA
- a CDS encoding lysophospholipid acyltransferase family protein, whose amino-acid sequence MNFWYFLGWCGYRLLYKFYFRWRVYNAERVPLEGGVILASNHASYLDPPLVGAGLRRGINYLARENLFRFPIMGWVLRQWQVVPVDRDGGGAAGLRAILDRLLAGGAIILFPEGTRTRDGKLQPARSGIGLTVIKSTAPVVPVRVFGTYAAYGRHLLFPRPRRVAVKYGQPLDFEQLRAEAKTCSKPRLKEIYQQVADEIMAAIAKLEPHADKARFP is encoded by the coding sequence ATGAACTTTTGGTATTTCCTCGGTTGGTGCGGCTATCGGCTGCTCTACAAGTTCTACTTCCGCTGGCGGGTGTATAACGCCGAGCGGGTCCCGCTGGAAGGCGGGGTGATCCTGGCCTCCAACCACGCCAGTTACCTCGATCCGCCCCTGGTGGGTGCCGGCTTGCGGCGTGGCATCAACTACCTCGCCCGGGAGAACCTCTTCCGGTTCCCGATAATGGGCTGGGTCCTCCGCCAATGGCAGGTCGTGCCCGTGGACCGGGATGGCGGCGGAGCGGCGGGGCTCAGGGCGATTCTGGACCGGTTGCTGGCTGGCGGAGCCATTATTCTCTTCCCCGAAGGCACACGGACGCGAGATGGCAAGCTGCAACCAGCCCGATCGGGCATTGGGCTAACAGTTATCAAGTCCACGGCGCCGGTAGTGCCAGTGCGCGTCTTCGGCACCTACGCCGCGTATGGGCGGCACCTGCTCTTCCCTCGCCCTCGCCGGGTGGCAGTGAAGTATGGCCAGCCATTGGACTTCGAACAACTGCGAGCCGAGGCAAAGACCTGCTCGAAACCGCGCCTTAAGGAGATTTACCAACAGGTCGCCGACGAGATCATGGCGGCGATCGCCAAACTCGAACCGCACGCAGACAAGGCCCGCTTCCCGTAA
- a CDS encoding 3-phosphoshikimate 1-carboxyvinyltransferase: protein MALPDLVEIVPLDKPVQAEITVPGSKSITNRALILAALSEGETTLHGALWSEDTQVMTECLQELGFMVNVENDPHEPCNRTITVYGKGGQVPRGGTATQPLELFVGNAGTAARFLTALVCLGDGVYRLTGVPRMHERPQAALFQALRELGYRIESANGKLPALVHGRGPHAARSQVSIAESSQFASALLLCSDAGRWQVEVSEENAEESPYVAMTRNLIAGFPRSGGRFQIEPDASSASYFLAAGSLLSLSEPALASVVNVHAGPVTDWQVDSKFRRFLPLPASISRLTDLGDSIMTAVILAPFSQRTVQFTDLGRLRAQECERVAALRTELTRCGGTVIEEGDTLTVHPSRLHGAEIETYHDHRMAMCFAILGLKVAGIKLKNSVCVKKTFPNFLQKLAAPPPGGLGAKLLEAKGGRILSEAELFAE from the coding sequence ATGGCGTTGCCCGACCTCGTTGAAATCGTTCCGCTCGACAAGCCGGTGCAGGCCGAGATCACGGTGCCGGGGTCAAAGAGCATTACAAACCGCGCACTGATCCTGGCGGCGTTGAGCGAGGGCGAAACGACCTTGCATGGCGCGCTGTGGAGCGAGGACACGCAGGTAATGACCGAGTGCCTGCAGGAACTGGGGTTCATGGTGAACGTCGAGAACGATCCGCATGAGCCGTGCAATCGCACCATCACCGTTTACGGCAAAGGCGGCCAGGTGCCCCGCGGCGGCACCGCGACGCAGCCATTGGAGCTCTTCGTCGGCAATGCCGGCACGGCGGCTCGGTTTCTGACGGCGCTGGTTTGCCTGGGTGACGGCGTCTATCGGCTGACTGGCGTGCCGCGCATGCACGAGCGCCCCCAAGCCGCGCTGTTCCAGGCGTTGCGCGAGCTGGGCTACCGGATCGAGTCGGCCAACGGCAAGCTCCCGGCACTGGTCCACGGCCGCGGCCCGCATGCAGCAAGGAGCCAGGTGAGCATTGCTGAAAGCTCACAGTTCGCCTCAGCGCTCCTGCTTTGTTCGGACGCTGGCAGGTGGCAGGTCGAGGTGTCGGAAGAGAACGCCGAGGAGTCACCCTACGTCGCCATGACGCGGAATTTGATTGCGGGATTTCCTCGAAGCGGAGGCCGGTTTCAGATTGAACCGGATGCATCGAGCGCCAGTTACTTCCTGGCCGCGGGCTCCCTTCTATCCCTCAGCGAGCCTGCCTTAGCGTCGGTGGTAAATGTCCATGCCGGGCCAGTTACAGACTGGCAGGTGGACTCCAAATTCCGGCGCTTTCTGCCTCTGCCGGCCAGCATCTCGCGCCTCACCGACCTGGGCGACAGCATAATGACGGCGGTGATCCTGGCGCCGTTTTCGCAACGGACCGTCCAGTTCACCGATCTTGGCCGCTTGCGTGCCCAGGAGTGCGAACGCGTCGCGGCTCTCCGCACCGAGTTGACGAGGTGCGGCGGAACGGTGATCGAAGAAGGAGACACGCTGACAGTTCATCCCTCCCGGCTTCACGGCGCGGAGATTGAAACCTACCACGATCACCGCATGGCCATGTGCTTTGCGATTCTGGGATTGAAAGTTGCCGGAATAAAACTCAAGAATTCCGTGTGCGTGAAGAAGACGTTCCCGAATTTCCTCCAGAAGCTGGCCGCCCCCCCGCCCGGCGGACTGGGAGCGAAGCTGCTAGAGGCAAAGGGCGGACGTATCCTCAGCGAAGCTGAACTGTTTGCTGAATGA